From the genome of Brachionichthys hirsutus isolate HB-005 chromosome 9, CSIRO-AGI_Bhir_v1, whole genome shotgun sequence:
GCATTGCTGTAAGGTAGTTGGACTTGGAAAGAATTGATTCAATGGTCAAGTATAAATCCGTTTTGCACTATAAATTACAGTATGGcgaagtgaaaatgaaaaaaggacATAGTAAATGTAATGCATTTATAGATTTTCAACtgtactgtacagtatatataaaaatgaaatgaaacacctTACAGTGCAAGCCCAGATACTACATCCTGTACTGTTAGCATTACATTAGCATTGTACTAATGCTTGTATTTTGAAAATAGAGAACACATACGTCGTTTTGCTATGCCAAAGATTGCAAACGGAGCTGCCATCCGGAAAAATATTttcgtttatttatttgcttttggtCGGGAAACTGCTGAAACTGACAAGGCTAACATTAGCTATGTGACTCAGCTAAATCAATGGCAGACAGCTAAAGGCAAAGCCTAgccaaataaaaacactttctaCAACTTACCAGCGGATGTTATCATGGTTGGCAAATTATTTCTTCCTCAGCCCAACGACTTTGGTTGGTTGGTGGGATTCCGTGCGCCTTTTTCAGTaaataacaaatacaaaatgtattaTATGTCTGAAAATGCACAACAGTGTGACAAGCCGACGTTAACTACTTTTTGTCAGGGACCGCAAGTCCACTCCTAAAGGACCTCAGAGTTGGCAGCCTTTGCCATAGccggaataaaaataaaaataaaaataatacttttcGCTGTATTCTATTTtaataatgtttattaaatCAGAATTAATCCGATGTATTGTGTCTTATACGTTTTGATGAATATTTTATCGTTATATTTCATACAAATAATCCGTTTTATGAACTGGCTTTCAGATGCGGTGCATCGTGAGTCAGTTAACGCCTCAATGAATGGGAGTGAAGGAACTGCTAAAATACTTTGATGTACATCTAGAGCCGTACAGACCTAAAGCTtaaattttactttttttttaatgcagcctGTACAAGTTAAAGAAAAGGGAGAATGCAGGATTTTAAGTATGCCAAATTTGCTGAGCCGAATTCTTATAAattgtgtgtgtatgagggCAAATTGGGTCAGGACTGTCAGTATCTCCCAAAAATGTCAGATCGGGGTGCAGGTCATGCATAATAACATTAGGTATCTGCTAAATGCTTCCACAAGAATGAACATTGGTAACGAACAACttagtacagtacagtactaAGATCTAGTTTAAGTTCAGAAACTTAAACTAGATCACATGTACAACATAGCCAATTGTGTTGCACCATACCACATTAAAGTTGATGTTCAGATGTTTCATAAAAGTAAAAGGCTTTGAAAAGTCTTACTTTATCTATACTGATGTCTACGCATTGAATTGTCAGATAaaattcaaaaatgtttttaaaaaacaagtTTAAAGTTATGAGAGAGGTTGCAGAATgagttttatttacattatttatcaTGTCTAGTATTTCTTAAATTCGAATAGTTTTTTGCATTGtccttttcatttatatttgtaaatactatacattaattaatttgtaCCAAATAAATTCAATCAATGACAAAGCCAAATAATTTAAAGATCTTTTAGCTTTGGCAAAAATACACACTTTGCAGAGTGAAAGTAGGAGTACGATAGTTCTAGTAGAAGTAGAAATAATACAATTTCTGCTGTTTTCACTGGGGACTGAAAGCCAGTTACAAACTGAATCTGCGACTATCCGATGTTAATTTAAGGAAAGAATAAGCAATGGCATCCTTTTCAATAAAATTCAACATTGATACAACTGTGTTTATTTGCATCTTTATACAAATGTACACACCAGTAACCAACAAAAGTAAATAAGACTTCATCCACCTGTATTCACTAGAAATTATTTAAGGCACACTTGTGAAAAACAAGACCAACATTGAGAGGCTAAGTCAGGAAACAGCTGTTTAGTCCCTGTTAATAGAGCTGGATCACCTAAGGTCCCTCTTACAAGGATGACAGTTGATGTTGTAATTTAGTTATTTTCTCAAATACAAGACAGTCAAGCCACTAATGAGACGTATTAGGCCTTAATACATCCGATTCAAATGCAGAACTTGAATACGCATCATATGTCATTTCTGTGGCCTGGATATACTGTAacataaactaaaataaaagactaatCTCAACGTAGGACCTAACCTAAAGCAGAGAACAAGAGAAAAATGGCACTAAATTATATAATGTGGCTCATACGCCTGTTTAAGAATTATTTTCATCGCCTCCTAACATACATAGTAAATCCCTTTGTGCATTACACACGAAAGGACCATGTGTAAATAGGaaaaaatggcaaaaaagaATCTGAGCAAAATACAGCTTCAGGACAAGAATCATGGTGATTCAGGACCGGGAACATTGAGCACCAGGAAGAAACGCTGCAACATGTAGTAAGGCTCTGCTGTTAAACAGGATTGTCTATAGTTATACATCTCAAGACACAGGTCACATATAATCAGTTTCCCCCTCCGGCTGTTTCTCCATCCATAGTTGGACCAGCAGGTGTGGAATTGGTTTTCAGAGGGATATTTTCTTCAATGCTCCCAGCTTCACcttaagaaaaaacaaaacatctttaCACTTCAAAGCTCAATGTTCATTTGACTGTAATTAAGTTAAACACTTCAAACAACATCCAGTGGGGATGGAAATGCTTGTATAGCTCACTCAAACTGAAACTGTGGACTTCGTTGGCACCTCTTTTTCTGTTGGTCGAACAGTTGGCCTGGTCCCTGGCACCTCTTCTCCGGGGCCAGCACAAACATCGGAATAGCCAGAAAAGTGAATTTGTGCTGTCCTGGTCATTCTCTGgaaggcaataataataatcctttAACGATTTGGCCGCTCATGCACACTTACTGTTTCATGAATGTTCCTTTTGTCCTCAGGCCTTTGTAGTCACGCCTGGGAAGAACAAAGTGTGCAGAAATGTGTGGTTTTGTGAAAGCCATGGATTAACCTGAATGGCACCAACACTAATTTTACGAATGTCTGCCAGATATTGTATGAACTGTGACAGTGTTCACTGGAAatcttttttaataaatattttatttcatttaaacagaTCGAGATAATCGAATGGATTCTAGGCATCCCAAATTTATgggttacttttttttttaaacacgaattaactttttcttttttatacctGATATAAACTTCCTGATGCATAAGTTTGTGGGATATCTCTTCAGCACGCTTGTCTTTTTAGGGGTTTATTTAAACTTTCAATGGATGCAGTTCTGCAGCTCTTCTGTATATTTGGAGTATTATATTGCAAGCATCACCCAATCTCCATTGAGCTCTGGTTAAACACACCAGGGTTCAAACTTCAtgttgacaaaaaaataatctgcCCTGGATGTGCGTTTgaacaaacagaagaacaaaatcTAGACAAATCTATTACAAATAATGCCCATATGACGTTTACTCTGGGCCCGAACGCGTAAAACCACAATGGGGCTCATTACACCTGCTGTTTGAGAGGAGTGGATGACTCGACAGGCGTTTTTCTTGATGCTGAGCGTTTTGCCCTCCGTCTTCGGGACGAAACAGCCGACCCATATCGTCTCCGGTGAATGTTTGTGGAAAACCGAGCGGATCTGGCGCTCCAGGAGTTGCGCGCATTGGTGCGTCACGGCGCTCTCCTGCCCGGTGTTGATTAATCCAATCAAAGCTGGTCGGGCAAGCGCGGCGCGTTTCGTGCGCGCTTTCACATCCTTTAAGATGGCCTTTAAGCCAGGCCGGTTGGACTCGTTGTTGAGAAATGTTTGCCTGAAGAGGAACACGATGACGGGAGAGTCGATGGTTCGCTTCGGGCTGCGTTCGTTTGCGGTTCTGCGCGTTACGCCGCCGCGGCGCGCGGGCCGACGCGTCTCCCCGTTGGAGTCCAAATCCCCCGGTGTCGCCGTGAGCTGCGTCTCGCTGCTTTTAACAGTCTTTCCCTCTGCGCTTGCGCCGCTCGTCGCTTGCTGGGCTCGTCCTGTGATGTTCGGCGTGCTGCCGGGAAACATTTCACCGATGAACGCGTTCAATATCTCCGCGTCATCCCcgtccttctctttcttctggCACTGATCACTCACCAGATAAATCCTCTCTTTGCCTCCGATCAGAGCGATAATCTTTTGAAACTCCCCGTCCCCCTCGGGGAGTGGGTCCTCCACGCAGCCGGAATGCGCCATGCTGTTTGGATCAATCGGCGGTCAGTCCATTCCGCTGCCAACCTCCGTGACCGGCGAGTACAAAGAAAACTTCCTCATAGTCATCAGACGCACCGTGAAAGGGGCGGGATTAAAGACTTCGCGTCTTCCGATTGGGCGGGGGCGCCAGCTGGCCGCGACTGTGCGCGCCACAAGGAGATAATGAAGTTaatctttaatggataaaaAGACACGCAACACTGCTGATAAGAAAAGAGAGTATAAAAAAGTCATCAGTCAGTATAAATAATACTTCTGAGGGAATCTCCAAGAATTGATTCGGGAGATCCTGATGTGCTCCCGTGGATGAAATTATGGTATGGAGGTCACTCTCTGTATTCTTATTATTCCTGTCTTCGTCCCACTTTTGAAGATTCCTGGCTtctcagagaaaagaaagaaacaaagcgAGAACAGTTGTGAGCCCCAACTTCACCACGAGAGCTCTGCGCTGCTTTTTCGCTGCAGTAATAGTTTCAACGACTCCTCGACTTCTTTGCAAAATCAGAAATGCCTTTCACcctgcaaagcccccccccccccccccccccccacgactcCATCACCAGTGTGTTGAGTTCTTGAGACGTTAATCCTTTAATCCACCCATTCCTGCTCTTTAATTAAAAAGTATAGCTGCAACCCAAGTTAATGCAGCGAAATACAAATGAGTAACTTCAGTGTCTGTATCGCCTCCCTCTGAACCGAGCCGCCAGCTTTTGACCTTTAGACCGACTGAATATTGATTTGTTGCTTGGCTATTCTTTACACTGTCTCTCCATAGTCTCTTTTTTAATCATGTTAAATTTTCTGACAGAGGTGACGGTGATCATTTATAATCccgaaaaacaaaaaccacaacTCTAATGTTGCAATTCCCATTTTGCCATCTTGAATTTGACACACAAAACACGTTTCTATGCTTTTAAAGGTCTTTAAAGGTGTCGGTTGACCTACTGACCTTGTTGTACTGGggaaggaggagctgagggTCAAGAAGTTCACTTGGACCAGAAAGAGAGACACGGAGACTCAAGCGAAATGCAGCAGGTTCGatcaaacacatgcatgtcAAAGACTGCTGCAAGTTTCAATATGAAATCAACTGAATAAGGAAAGAAAACCCGAGTTAAACTGACATATAATGGAGTGATTTTCATCTTTAAGGAAACGGTAGAAGCACATTCCTGCCGGTGGGTTCATTCAACATCACTGAATgtaaagtttgtttttctttcctcctgtgCACATTGGGAACTCTGTGTGGAGATAGGTGTGTTGCACACTCGCAAATCTAAGCTGTTCGTGCTGTCACGCCCACGTAAGGCCGTGTTACTGCGTGGGAAACGTGGCCACGTTCATTAAATATGAAGGATCATGGCCGATGCAGCAGCGCAGAACAATCTGCCTTTTGCTACCATCTtgtggcaaaaagaaaagaaaaagctatCGCGTGTTCAAAAGATAAGTCAATGTCGTATACAGTAAAAAGTCAttccaaaaaatacatttttaggaCATTTCTAGTCATCGTTccttatttattaaaaatgtcctgtaagatATATCACCTAGGATACTGCCAGGGTCCAAATGAACTGAAGTATATGAAAGCGATGTGGGGATCATCTTCAGATAAGAAATCCAGCTGGACAGACAGCCTCAAGACTTTTTAGACAGTCTCCAAACACCCAACGCTTCCAGCTGCCAAGGGAATTCCACATCCTGAGAGGTAGAGACACTGATGTGAAAAGTAGAGGAATCAAATTGAACAAACAACCAGtaaacagaagaacaaattCAGATGACGGTGTTTAGCAAAACGGACAGACGCACACAATTAAACTGTTTATGCATCCAAATTTAGATGCCACGGCTGTGCATCGcaacactttttaattttatcaACAAAGGAGCAAAACTAAAGTCTAAAGTCATGCAAGATGGTTGAAAAAAGATCAATATCCGATTCTTAGTCTCGGCATGTTCTCTGTCAGTGTAGGACTGTTAACCTCCATGTGATTATGCCTGATTAAATCAGCTCAAACGGTTTGAAAACCACATTGAGTACCTTTGTACGTCAGACTGGTTGGCTTCTTCACACTGTGGGGAGAAATCCTGAAGGGGACTGGAGGATACTGTGACAGATCTCGTCACGGTGACATTTTACAGAGAATCAGACAATCAGCAAACAGACATTGTTTTAATTGCTGCCGACGATCTGCATATTTGACTCCCTTTTCCAGAGATTAGTAGTAATTCACTATGATTGTTAACAGCCTCAAGATATCATATTGGTCACATTGAAGGCGGAGGTTTGTCTCTGAAACTCTGACCATCGTGTGAAAAATTGATGTGAaatcactaaaaaaaataatccattcAAATAAAATCTGATCGATCAAATGGAATcacaaaatgaattcaaatcaaGTCTTATTTGCCTATCATTTAAACAGAAGTCCACATCGGTGTTTGTACTGAAActatcaaatgaatgaatgaggacCGGCGGCTTgctccatccctcctctctccccccttTGATATCACATTTTCAAAGGGAGAATCGGTTTTAATTCCAATGTCTCATGTCGGTACTCAAATGTCAGGCTGTACTTTCAGAAATAAACAACTCAGTTCTTCCCCAACATTCATGCGCGTTTAATCGATGATTtgcgtcaccccccccccccccctccttttttttaaacgcaaCACCCAGAAATATGTTGCGCCACAGCATCAACGCTGGGATTTTTGTCCATTTGATGGCGCTATAACGTCATCAGAGCATTTTCTATACGCTGCAGCTGAACGCCCGCTCCCAACGTGCGCTTCTTATCGGAAAGATGAACGCACGAATGTGAAAGTTAGGAAGACAATTCTTTCTTCAAAATGTTTGATAACACTGAGAATCAATCTAAAATCTTATTCTCGTCATTTTTGaacaatatgttttttttgtttttgtttttgtgtgtgtccacaatAAGCAAATATCAATCACCATTAAGCGATTTGTCCCTCGACCAAAACACGTTCTGAATTAAATCAAAATTTgatttttcagtgtttttattgtgcatGGCGGGGCTTGGACAACGCCGTTTTCCAGTCATCTGCACGCATGTTTAAATCTTGATTTGGAGGCTGGGCTAACGGAAAGTGTCACAACATACACGGATGTAAGAGCTTGCAAACTTCACACCCCAAGTTCAGAACTCCAGCCACAACCGTCTCCATCCAGACCCTATCCTCCCACACAACACGGACGCAGATTGGCGCTCCCGAACCCGCGGCGGAGGAGCGCAGCACCCGGTGTcaatcagaggaggagggagagagagagagagagagagagagagaggacgcgTGGGATGCTGATGACTGATCCCCACTGAGAGGATGCTATCGATCATGCTTGCAGTTTCTTTCCCCTTCAGTTCGGTGATGCTGATTAGACTTATTCTGCTCCTCATTGGCTAATTGGATCAGGTAGGTGTCAACAGGCCTCGAAGCTTTGGCGCGACGCGTTCCAAATGTACAGATGAGCGCATATCTGAAACAAACATGTTCATCCGTGCGGTCTGCAGTGATTTGATTTACCGTCCCCGTGCGCAGGTGATGTGAACAGCGGCTTCGCGCTGCACGGGAAAGCCTCGTCACCGATGCAGAACCCCCCAGCGCTGTTCGACATGGTCAGCCACTGC
Proteins encoded in this window:
- the LOC137899812 gene encoding uncharacterized protein C2orf72 homolog, whose product is MAHSGCVEDPLPEGDGEFQKIIALIGGKERIYLVSDQCQKKEKDGDDAEILNAFIGEMFPGSTPNITGRAQQATSGASAEGKTVKSSETQLTATPGDLDSNGETRRPARRGGVTRRTANERSPKRTIDSPVIVFLFRQTFLNNESNRPGLKAILKDVKARTKRAALARPALIGLINTGQESAVTHQCAQLLERQIRSVFHKHSPETIWVGCFVPKTEGKTLSIKKNACRVIHSSQTAGNDQDSTNSLFWLFRCLCWPRRRGARDQANCSTNRKRGEAGSIEENIPLKTNSTPAGPTMDGETAGGGN